From the Veillonellaceae bacterium genome, the window CACTACTAGTAAGCAGTTCCCGATTAACAGCCCGCGCGAAGGCTTTATCCTTAATTTTTTTCATAACCGATTTTACTTCGAGGTTATCAAGGCTCTTGTCGGGCCGAACTAGAGCGCAGGCAATAATGAAGCCTGTCATTTCATCGACAGCAAGCAGTGTTTTTTGCAATAAGGTACGTTCACTACTCCAGTCCCTAGCATGCGACTTTATATCAGTGCAAAATTGTTCGTCAAACCCATATGGTTCAAGTAGTTCTTCCACATGATTAAGATGATCATCAGGGTACTTTTCAAAATCAACATCGTGTAGCAGACCGACAGCACCCCAGTATTCAACATCCTCGCCAAATTTTTCAGCATAGGCTCTCATTGCTATTTCAACTGCCAAACAGTGTTTGAGTAACGACTCACTTTTCATATGCTCTCTCAATATTTGCCAAGCTTCAGATCTTGTAACTTGCTTCATAGGCTACCTCCTGACGATATATGGAATACTTGTAATTATTTACATTATAACAGGTATTGACAAAATGTGAAAGTATGACCGTTAATATAAATTTCCCTGAGCGCATACAGTGTACTGGAATGGGGGGAACTAAAATGCATTTTATAATATTAGCCGTTATTGGTATCGCTATGCTTATTGGCGGAATTTTTCTAATGAGATATGGCCTGAAGAAATTATTATGGTTTAAGCTACAGAAAGTTCTTCAACAGCTTACAGTAACGCCTTGGCGCGGTATGATTGTCGGTACAATTGCCGCTGCCGTCATGCAAAGCAGTACTGCCGTGTCCTTAATTACAATTGGCCTAGTAAGTGCTGAATACATGTCGTTCTATCAAGGGCTTGGAATAATTCTCGGTGCTAATATTGGTACTTGCTCAACTGTTCAACTAATGACTATCTCTTTATCAGAGCAATATCTAATACCATTCCTTATGGCATTTTCCTTAATAGCATTAATTAGCCGTAAATTTCGCTATCCGTCTCTGGCCATATGCGGACTAATTAGCATGTTCACAGGATTAACGCTTTTATCTGATTCATTAGAAACTATTTCTAAATTCAACAATTTGGTTCATTATCTGATTGCCTCTAAATCCAATCCACTTTTTGGTATCCTAGGCGGCATAGTTATTACCCTACTGTTTCAGTCAAGCAGCGCTGCGACAGGCGTTTTAATGTTACTGGCAAGTGACGGAATTGTCGATCTAACAACCTCAGCATATGTTGTATATGGCAATAATATCGGCTCGTGCCTTTCTTCCGTTGTAATTGCTGCTGGAGCACCTTTGGCTGCTAAACGGGTTGCGATGTCACACATTGTTTTGAATGTTTTAGGTGTAATGGTCGCCTTACCCTTCACACCCCAACTTATTCAAGCCGCCAGTGGATTTTCTGCTGATTTTGCCGGCCAGGTTGCATTTATTCACACCTTTTTTAATATAGTGTCGTCGATTATCGTTGTACCAATTGCTAAATATTATGCAAAACTTATAGTGCTACTTGTGCCTAGTCATCGGTAGGCCACGAGAATATTTTGTCTTTAATTCCATCACTTTTCGGCAAATTAATAGGGTGGCATAAATTCCTACTGCCATAATAACGATAGTCCCGCCGGGAGCTATATCGAGGTAGAATGATATTATCAGCCCCATTAAAACAGATACTACGGATATGGCGGCGGCCGCAATAAGAGTTCCTTTAAAGCTTAATCTTAACAAATAGGCAGCGGCAACAGGCACTACCATCAGCGCGCTCACTAGCAGGATACCTACCACTGTCATTCCAACAACTACAACAACTGCCGTTATAACACTAAAAGCCATGTTAATAAGTGAAACGTTTACACCGGTTACACTTGCTACATCTTCATCAATGGCAATTAGCATAAGCTTATTATAAAGAAAATATATAACAGCGGCGGCCATTGTGCCGCTTATTGCTATTAAGGTCACATCAGTTGTCGT encodes:
- a CDS encoding HDIG domain-containing protein, whose amino-acid sequence is MKQVTRSEAWQILREHMKSESLLKHCLAVEIAMRAYAEKFGEDVEYWGAVGLLHDVDFEKYPDDHLNHVEELLEPYGFDEQFCTDIKSHARDWSSERTLLQKTLLAVDEMTGFIIACALVRPDKSLDNLEVKSVMKKIKDKAFARAVNRELLTSSAEAMGIDFKEHVGFLTRALAHAVKQPEYQQLPLVG
- a CDS encoding Na/Pi cotransporter family protein; amino-acid sequence: MHFIILAVIGIAMLIGGIFLMRYGLKKLLWFKLQKVLQQLTVTPWRGMIVGTIAAAVMQSSTAVSLITIGLVSAEYMSFYQGLGIILGANIGTCSTVQLMTISLSEQYLIPFLMAFSLIALISRKFRYPSLAICGLISMFTGLTLLSDSLETISKFNNLVHYLIASKSNPLFGILGGIVITLLFQSSSAATGVLMLLASDGIVDLTTSAYVVYGNNIGSCLSSVVIAAGAPLAAKRVAMSHIVLNVLGVMVALPFTPQLIQAASGFSADFAGQVAFIHTFFNIVSSIIVVPIAKYYAKLIVLLVPSHR
- a CDS encoding metal ABC transporter permease; this encodes MEFLQYDFFQRALVAGLIAALVCPLIGIFVVVRRQSLIGDGLGHIAFAGVTGGYLIGWYPVVGALVLTVVGAIGIELMRRRHTQYTDMGLAIFFYAGIAMAIIFSTMTKMPSAGLLSFLFGSIMTVTTTDVTLIAISGTMAAAVIYFLYNKLMLIAIDEDVASVTGVNVSLINMAFSVITAVVVVVGMTVVGILLVSALMVVPVAAAYLLRLSFKGTLIAAAAISVVSVLMGLIISFYLDIAPGGTIVIMAVGIYATLLICRKVMELKTKYSRGLPMTRHK